From the Terriglobales bacterium genome, one window contains:
- a CDS encoding S9 family peptidase yields MLRRSLLFVLLLSSFALAQAKRPFTFEDMMALKRVGDPQVSPDGKWVLFSAVDVNLEKNTRTPHLWVVPVAGGESRQITSDSGESRGRWSPDGKHFAFLSSKGGAEQVWVADFDGASGAVTGAPRQVTTISTEADGELWSPDGKHILFTSSVYPDCADDACNQQRDEAAAKSPVKAQIWTHLLFRHWNAYLGGKYSHIFVQPVAADGAPTGAARDLTPGAFETPVFSLGGPDGYAFSPDGQEICFVSNHDAMPADSTNNDLWLVSVNGGEPKDITAANKASDSGPLYSPDGKYIAYLGQQRPGYESDRFRLMLYERATGKIANLTENFDRWVGTFVWAPDSKSLYFSAEDKGDSPIYQAVISVCPTPGKCAPTVEELTWGSNDELSVSPDGKTLLFSQVSVQAPSEVFFADLTTVTPCRGRCARHSAHRLTHLNDAVLAQVQMQPLEPFWFTGAEQKKVEGFLVKPPNFDPAKKYPVKFLVHGGPQGAWGDSWSYRWNPELFAASGYVVVMINPRGSTGYGQQFIDDINGDWGGRVYQDLMMGLDYAEKTYPFLDKNRECALGASYGGYMMNWMLGHTTHFKCIVSHDGMFNADSAWGSTEELWFNEWEFKGMPWTNRALYQKWSPHQYAANFKTPTLVIHSQRDYRLDVSEGFQLFTTLQRLGVPSKMLYFPDEGHWVLKPQNSRLWWQTEEAWVDQWTKK; encoded by the coding sequence ATGCTCCGTCGTAGCCTGCTGTTCGTCCTTCTGCTCTCCTCCTTCGCCCTGGCCCAGGCCAAGCGGCCCTTCACCTTCGAAGACATGATGGCGCTCAAGCGCGTGGGCGATCCCCAGGTCTCGCCCGACGGCAAGTGGGTGCTCTTCTCCGCCGTGGACGTCAACCTGGAGAAGAACACGCGCACCCCGCACCTGTGGGTGGTGCCGGTGGCCGGGGGCGAATCGCGGCAGATCACCTCCGACAGCGGCGAGAGCCGCGGCCGCTGGTCGCCCGATGGCAAGCACTTCGCCTTCCTCTCCTCGAAGGGCGGCGCCGAGCAGGTTTGGGTGGCCGACTTCGACGGCGCCAGCGGCGCGGTCACCGGTGCGCCACGCCAGGTGACCACCATCTCCACCGAGGCCGATGGCGAACTCTGGTCGCCCGACGGCAAGCACATCCTGTTCACCTCCTCGGTCTATCCCGACTGCGCGGACGACGCCTGCAACCAGCAGCGCGATGAGGCTGCCGCCAAGTCGCCGGTGAAGGCGCAGATCTGGACCCACCTCCTCTTCCGCCACTGGAACGCATATCTGGGCGGCAAGTACAGCCACATCTTCGTGCAGCCGGTCGCGGCGGACGGCGCGCCCACGGGTGCGGCCCGCGACCTCACTCCCGGCGCCTTCGAGACGCCGGTGTTCTCCCTGGGCGGGCCCGACGGCTACGCCTTCTCCCCCGACGGGCAGGAGATCTGCTTCGTCTCCAACCACGATGCCATGCCCGCCGACAGCACCAACAACGACCTGTGGCTGGTGAGCGTGAACGGCGGCGAGCCCAAGGACATCACCGCCGCCAACAAGGCTTCGGACTCGGGGCCGCTCTACTCGCCGGACGGCAAGTACATCGCCTATCTCGGGCAGCAGCGCCCCGGCTACGAGAGCGACCGCTTCCGCCTGATGCTCTACGAGCGCGCCACCGGCAAGATCGCCAACCTGACCGAGAACTTCGACCGCTGGGTGGGAACGTTTGTGTGGGCGCCGGACTCGAAGAGCCTTTACTTCAGCGCGGAAGACAAGGGCGACTCACCTATCTACCAGGCCGTGATATCGGTGTGTCCGACGCCAGGGAAGTGCGCCCCGACCGTTGAGGAGTTGACCTGGGGTTCGAACGACGAACTGTCTGTATCGCCAGACGGGAAGACCTTGTTGTTCAGCCAAGTCTCCGTGCAGGCGCCGAGCGAGGTCTTCTTCGCGGACCTGACGACAGTTACCCCGTGCCGTGGCCGTTGCGCTCGTCATAGCGCCCATCGGCTCACCCACCTCAACGACGCCGTCCTCGCCCAGGTCCAGATGCAGCCGCTCGAGCCTTTCTGGTTCACGGGGGCGGAGCAGAAGAAGGTCGAGGGCTTCCTGGTCAAGCCGCCCAACTTCGATCCCGCCAAGAAATATCCCGTCAAGTTCCTCGTGCACGGCGGGCCGCAGGGTGCCTGGGGCGACTCCTGGTCCTACCGCTGGAACCCGGAACTGTTCGCCGCCTCCGGCTACGTGGTCGTCATGATCAACCCGCGCGGCTCGACCGGCTACGGCCAGCAGTTCATCGACGACATCAACGGCGACTGGGGCGGCCGCGTCTACCAGGACCTGATGATGGGCCTGGACTACGCCGAGAAGACCTACCCCTTCCTGGACAAGAACCGCGAGTGCGCGCTGGGCGCCAGCTACGGCGGCTACATGATGAACTGGATGCTGGGGCACACCACGCACTTCAAGTGCATCGTCTCGCACGACGGCATGTTCAACGCCGACTCCGCCTGGGGCTCGACCGAAGAACTCTGGTTCAACGAGTGGGAGTTCAAGGGCATGCCTTGGACCAACCGCGCCCTCTACCAGAAGTGGTCGCCGCACCAGTACGCCGCCAACTTCAAGACGCCCACTCTGGTCATCCACTCGCAGCGCGACTACCGCCTCGACGTGAGCGAGGGCTTCCAGCTCTTCACCACCTTGCAGCGGCTGGGCGTGCCATCGAAGATGCTCTACTTCCCCGACGAGGGCCACTGGGTGCTCAAGCCGCAGAACAGCCGCCTGTGGTGGCAGACCGAGGAGGCCTGGGTGGACCAGTGGACGAAGAAATAA